The following coding sequences lie in one Monomorium pharaonis isolate MP-MQ-018 chromosome 1, ASM1337386v2, whole genome shotgun sequence genomic window:
- the LOC118647114 gene encoding uncharacterized protein LOC118647114: protein MTEEMGALMEMTGTSLQTYIRNVTLLVLRAGYQSGSSQGGKEGQAISHVSTTRRNQQTACSSKGQPDHNLQAFNRRVVTPARIGAASHRRGRILVHPLSPQHQIKGQTITTLPAARYIQQTASSSKGPPDHNLQAFNRRVVTLARIVAASHHRDGSRLQAELRHGIEGRQGPTEGLSTRPHPRTTALRLHRKSSARNFGKGNCSLRGAKSSRNISRVRTGSSFAMSAEQDPASLKRQRAVVKGSCTRISTYVQGISVATPSVAAQLEERKIKLNEYWSQYNEIQSQLESIDENEINDRGTFEEAFFSLSAKIRELLNPVLALRAPPSSPSTSNASNRSEGPFNVRLPKLNLPSFSGKYDEWFPFFDSFKSVIHSNTSISNIQKLQYLKSSLSGDASNVIHSLEISELNYDVAWRLLRERYDNKRVIIHTHIEAIMELPSMTRENLIELRRIADGVNRHMRALNALKRPTSQWDDLLVYIVSSKLDATTLREWQASLAGMEPPTFKQLNDFIIHQCQMLEATSKASDVSSKDAHKRPQSNAKRQTSCVATVKAKCNFCKGEHAMYHCKDFLALPVSRRISEVRNRKICTNCLRFPSHALDQCTSGGCRVCKAKHNTLLHAGESTPKTHDSNSDNTDAPRTPNSSSTVSAHASTSHGEEYTMLSTALVNAFDRNGSTKPCRVLLDSGSQANFITMEYARIIGVPPRPLNTSISGINNTNSQATQAVKVRIQSRVNSYSITIDCVVTDQITGKLPTLSMQRSSYNIPRNLKLADPHFNVSAKVDLLIGAEFFWELLCVGQIKASTEHPTLQKTHFGWILAGRRDIVSSPPRNIHSFAATISNVQLHDQIKRFCEIEDITNVTSHNADEAYCEQHYLTNVSQNAQGRYVVKLPIKDAAMTKLGESRQIALKRLQGLERRLARSPQLRAQYSQFMAEYLTLGHMRRVDITANEDIRAFYLPHHCVFKTSEPSSKIRVVFDASCKSTTGVSLNDTLRVGPVVQQDLTSIVMRFRTFKFVLTADIIKMYRQVLVHPSQTPLQRILWRDDPAADVVTYELVTVTYGTTPASFLVTRSLKHLAEQHSAIYPVGASCVQRDFYVDDMLTGGNTLQEVETIRDETIQLLRLGCFELSKWASNNKELLTPVTSQVEESVVINKEANACILGVQWNPTSDTFHFSYEPDKAYDTVSKRVMLSEVSKLFDPLGLLGPTIVIAKLILQDLWRSNVDWDESVPQAVYTRWSTFKNQLIELNQLTIPRRVKFSANNRMIQVHGFCDASQYAYGACIYVRTKLKNGDHQCELLGSKSRVAPLKTISLPRLELSAALLLTRLLERVRASINLTNVKIYLWSDSTIALNWIASASRKFSVFVSNRIGEIQRATEPEDWRHVPSAQNPADLLSRGLNPRELVNATTWWKGPAFLQQSECQWPVNKLPRLGNDIPELQKIYVNVAIVDVSIINEILDKYSNLDKVCRIISYCIRFARRSSRATTLFITHEEMSSALHRLCKIVQQHSFPDDYKTLSNAEAISRSSKILSLTPFMDHSGLIRVGGRLRNSNLPHDTCHPILLPRDHELTKRIISKEHVRSMHAGTQATMAAVRQRFWPLSLRSTTRRIVLRCVRCFRVKPVLSEALMGSLPSSRVTISRPFARCGVDYAGPLILREGKRRNARNHKAYVAVFVCFTVKAVHLELVGDLTSDAFLAAFKRFISRRGRPSHVWSDNGTSFVGAQTQLRDFYGLLNDDTVQDKVKTFSRDQQISWSFIPPSSPHHGGLWEAAVKSAKYHMHRIIGKAHLTYEEMQTTLCEVEAILNSRPITALSADPNDLAYLTPGHFLIGTPMNSFPTPDLTDLSENRLVRWQRVEQLRQHFWRRWSLEYLHSLQTRSKWKATKGNQLQRGQLVLVKQQDLHPLNWLLGRVHEIHIGSDGIVCTADVKTTKGLLTRPLTKLAILPVETTDDSL from the exons ATGACAGAAGAGATGGGTGCGTTGATGGAGATGACAG GCACGAGCCTGCAAACGTACATCCGAAACGTTACATTgttggtccttcgagccggatacCAATCCGGATCTTCGCAAGGGGGCAAGGAAGGTCAGGCAATCAGCCACGTCTCCACGACAAGGCGCAACCAGCAAACGGCGTGTAGCAGCAAGGGACAGCCCGATCATAACCTACAAGCGTTCAATCGCCGCGTGGTGACTCCCGCCCGGATCGGCGCAGCCTCGCATCGTCGGGGACGAATCTTGGTGCATCCACTAAGCCCTCAGCATCAGATTAAAGGTCAGACAATAACCACGCTCCCAGCGGCGAGATACATTCAGCAAACGGCGAGTAGCAGCAAGGGACCGCCCGATCATAACCTACAAGCTTTCAATCGCCGCGTGGTGACTCTCGCCCGGATCGTCGCAGCCTCGCACCATCGGGACGGATCTCGGCTTCAAGCAGAACTTCGTCACGGAATTGAAGGACGGCAAGGACCTACTGAGGGACTTTCCACACGACCACATCCGAGGACGACAGCACTCCGCCTGCATCGGAAATCTTCGGCGCGCAATTTCGGTAAGGGTAACTGTTCACTTCGGGGTGCCAAGTCGTCTCGTAATATCTCACGCGTTCGAACAGGGTCGTCATTCGCAATGTCCGCAGAGCAGGATCCGGCCTCGCTAAAACGACAGCGTGCGGTCGTAAAGGGGTCGTGCACGCGTATAAGCACTTACGTCCAAGGTATTTCGGTAGCAACGCCTTCCGTCGCGGCTCAACTCGAAGAgcgcaaaattaaattaaacgagTACTGGTCGCAGTACAATGAAATACAGTCTCAACTCGAGTCGATAGACGAGAACGAAATCAACGACCGCGGTACTTTCGAGGAGGCCTTCTTCTCACTATCCGCTAAGATTCGCGAACTTCTCAATCCCGTACTTGCGTTACGCGCCCCGCCGAGCTCACCGTCTACCTCGAACGCGTCCAATCGATCTGAGGGTCCATTCAACGTACGACTGCCTAAATTAAATCTTCCATCTTTTTCTGGCAAGTACGATGAATGGTTTCCCTTTTTTGACTCATTTAAGTCGGTCATACATTCAAACACGTCTATCAGCAACATACAAAAactgcaatatttaaaatcctCCTTATCAGGTGATGCGAGTAACGTAATACATTCATTAGAAATTTCGGAATTGAACTATGACGTAGCCTGGAGATTATTGAGGGAGCGTTATGACAACAAACGTGTCATAATCCACACACACATTGAGGCGATCATGGAGTTGCCGTCTATGACAagggaaaatttaattgaattacggCGTATTGCAGATGGAGTCAACAGACATATGCGAGCTCTTAACGCGCTCAAACGCCCTACATCTCAGTGGGACGACCTGCTTGTTTACATTGTAAGTTCAAAACTGGACGCAACCACACTGCGAGAATGGCAAGCCTCATTAGCCGGAATGGAACCTCCTACCTTCAAGCAGCTCAATGATTTCATCATTCATCAATGCCAGATGCTCGAGGCCACGAGTAAGGCTAGCGACGTCTCATCCAAGGACGCTCACAAGCGGCCGCAATCCAACGCGAAGCGCCAAACTTCATGTGTCGCCACCGTCAAggcaaaatgcaatttttgcaaGGGCGAACACGCCATGTACCATTGCAAGGATTTTTTGGCGCTGCCGGTTTCCCGAAGGATTTCAGAGGTTCGTAATCGTAAAATCTGTACCAATTGCCTACGATTTCCGAGTCACGCCTTAGACCAATGCACATCTGGAGGTTGCAGAGTGTGCAAGGCAAAGCATAATACGTTACTACATGCAGGAGAGAGCACGCCAAAGACCCACGACAGCAACAGCGATAACACTGATGCACCCAGGACGCCAAACTCCTCATCAACCGTGTCAGCACACGCGTCAACCAGCCACGGTGAAGAGTACACGATGCTATCCACGGCGCTGGTCAATGCCTTCGACCGCAACGGATCTACGAAGCCATGCCGCGTTTTATTGGACTCTGGTTCTCAAGCTAATTTTATCACCATGGAATATGCACGAATCATTGGAGTGCCTCCACGCCCGCTAAATACATCAATTTCTggcataaataatacaaattcgCAGGCTACTCAAGCGGTCAAGGTAAGGATTCAATCCCGAGTGAATTCTTATTCAATCACAATTGACTGCGTTGTCACGGATCAAATAACTGGTAAACTACCGACGCTCTCTATGCAACGAAGCTCATACAACATACCTCGTAACCTCAAGTTAGCCGACCCACATTTCAACGTCTCAGCCAAGGTCGACTTGCTCATCGGAGCCGAGTTCTTCTGGGAGTTGCTTTGCGTGGGACAAATCAAGGCCTCCACGGAGCACCCGACGTTACAGAAAACGCACTTCGGGTGGATTCTGGCAGGGCGCCGGGACATCGTGTCGTCACCTCCGCGAAATATACATTCATTCGCAGCAACTATATCGAACGTTCAATTACATGATCAAATAAAACGCTTCTGCGAAATAGAGGACATCACCAACGTTACTAGCCATAACGCAGATGAAGCATATTGTGAACAGCACTATCTAACAAATGTATCACAAAATGCACAAGGAAGATACGTGGTCAAACTCCCGATCAAGGACGCAGCGATGACGAAATTAGGAGAATCTCGACAGATTGCTTTAAAACGCCTACAAGGCTTGGAACGGCGGCTTGCCCGCAGCCCTCAATTAAGGGCTCAATACTCGCAATTCATGGCAGAATATCTAACGCTCGGTCACATGAGGCGAGTGGATATTACTGCAAACGAAGATATAAGAGCATTCTACTTGCCTCACCATTGTGTTTTCAAAACCTCGGAGCCTTCCTCGAAGATCAGAGTCGTGTTTGACGCCTCCTGCAAGAGCACTACTGGAGTATCTCTAAACGACACGTTGAGAGTTGGTCCGGTCGTACAACAGGATTTAACGTCAATCGTGATGCGTTTTCGTACGTTTAAATTTGTACTGACCGCCGACATAATTAAGATGTACAGGCAGGTGTTGGTGCATCCGTCTCAAACTCCACTTCAAAGAATCTTGTGGCGCGACGACCCTGCCGCAGACGTAGTAACCTACGAACTAGTCACCGTCACCTATGGTACAACGCCGGCATCATTTCTCGTCACAAGATCCTTGAAACATCTGGCAGAGCAACATTCAGCGATCTACCCCGTCGGAGCGTCATGCGTCCAGCGTGATTTTTACGTCGACGACATGCTCACAGGAGGTAACACTCTTCAAGAAGTAGAAACAATACGCGACGAAACGATACAGCTCCTGAGGCTAGGATGTTTCGAACTTAGCAAGTGGGCTTCAAATAACAAGGAATTACTAACTCCTGTAACTAGTCAGGTCGAGGAGTCGGTCGTTATTAACAAGGAAGCGAACGCTTGTATTTTGGGCGTCCAATGGAATCCCACCTCCGACACCTTTCACTTCTCATATGAGCCTGACAAGGCTTACGATACGGTCTCCAAGCGCGTAATGCTGTCAGAAGTGTCAAAATTGTTTGATCCGTTGGGTCTCCTTGGACCAACCATCGTGATTGCCAAATTAATCCTTCAAGATCTTTGGCGTTCAAATGTCGATTGGGATGAGTCTGTCCCACAGGCCGTATACACTCGTTGGTCCACATTCAAAAACCAGCTGATCGAATTAAATCAATTGACAATCCCCAGACGCGTGAAATTTAGTGCAAACAATAGGATGATACAAGTGCATGGCTTCTGTGATGCCAGTCAATATGCGTACGGAGCCTGCATTTACGTCCGAACGAAACTCAAGAACGGTGACCATCAATGCGAGTTACTTGGCTCAAAATCAAGGGTCGCCCCTCTGAAGACAATTTCACTACCCCGGCTAGAGCTATCAGCCGCCTTGCTACTGACCCGGCTGCTTGAAAGGGTCAGAGCGTCAATCAACTTAACAAACGTCAAAATATATCTTTGGTCAGATTCGACCATAGCCCTCAATTGGATCGCATCAGCCTCCCGCAAATTTTCGGTGTTCGTGTCAAACCGCATAGGAGAAATACAACGAGCGACTGAACCCGAGGATTGGCGGCACGTGCCGTCGGCCCAGAATCCCGCAGATCTATTATCGCGAGGTTTAAACCCACGTGAATTAGTCAACGCTACCACGTGGTGGAAGGGGCCAGCCTTCTTGCAACAGAGCGAGTGTCAATGGCCTGTCAACAAGCTTCCACGTCTTGGAAACGACATCCCGGAGCTTCAGAAAATTTATGTCAATGTTGCCATCGTAGATGTCAGCATAATCAACGAAATCCTCGACAAATACTCGAATTTGGACAAGGTTTGCCGCATCATATCATACTGCATTAGGTTCGCCAGACGATCATCAAGGGCTACGACATTGTTCATCACTCATGAAGAAATGTCTTCTGCATTGCATCGCTTGTGTAAGATCGTCCAACAGCATTCCTTTCCAGACGATTACAAAACCTTAAGCAATGCTGAAGCCATCAGTAGATCCAGCAAAATTTTATCGCTAACACCATTCATGGATCACTCCGGATTAATTCGAGTAGGAGGTAGGTTGAGAAACTCAAATTTACCACATGACACCTGCCATCCGATTCTATTACCTCGTGATCACGAATTGACGAAGCGTATCATCTCAAAGGAACATGTACGCAGCATGCACGCCGGCACTCAAGCCACCATGGCCGCCGTCCGACAGCGTTTTTGGCCACTTTCACTACGGTCAACAACACGAAGAATTGTCCTAAGATGCGTCAGATGCTTCCGAGTCAAGCCGGTACTCTCTGAGGCCTTAATGGGATCCCTTCCCTCCAGTCGCGTCACTATTTCGAGGCCGTTCGCACGGTGTGGTGTTGATTATGCCGGCCCCTTAATCTTACGAGAAGGAAAGCGTCGAAACGCGCGTAATCATAAGGCATACGTTGCCGTTTTTGTATGTTTCACGGTCAAGGCCGTGCATTTAGAACTTGTCGGTGATCTTACGTCGGATGCGTTCTTAGCCGCGTTCAAGCGTTTCATATCGCGCAGGGGGAGACCCTCTCACGTATGGTCCGATAACGGAACCTCATTTGTCGGCGCTCAAACCCAATTAAGGGATTTTTATGGATTACTTAATGACGACACTGTTCAGGATAAggttaaaacattttcacgCGATCAGCAAATCTCGTGGAGCTTTATACCTCCCAGTTCCCCGCATCACGGAGGATTGTGGGAGGCCGCGGTAAAGTCCGCTAAATATCATATGCATAGAATCATAGGCAAGGCTCACTTGACATATGAAGAGATGCAAACCACGTTGTGTGAAGTAGAAGCAATTCTCAACTCGCGGCCCATCACAGCGTTGAGCGCGGACCCAAACGACTTGGCGTATTTGACCCCCGGTCATTTTTTGATTGGCACTCCGATGAATAGTTTCCCTACTCCCGATTTAACCGACCTAAGCGAAAACCGCCTGGTACGTTGGCAGCGCGTAGAACAGCTAAGACAGCATTTTTGGCGTCGGTGGAGCTTAGAGTACCTCCACTCCTTACAAACGCGTTCAAAGTGGAAGGCTACGAAGGGGAATCAATTGCAACGCGGTCAACTCGTGCTGGTCAAGCAGCAGGATTTACATCCTTTGAATTGGTTATTGGGTCGTGTTCATGAAATCCATATTGGATCTGATGGAATCGTTTGCACGGCGGATGTTAAAACTACGAAGGGACTTCTTACTAGACCTTTGACCAAACTTGCGATATTACCCGTAGAAACTACTGACGATAGTCTTTAA